Genomic DNA from Misgurnus anguillicaudatus chromosome 18, ASM2758022v2, whole genome shotgun sequence:
GTGGCAATTATAGGATAACAGACAGAGCAATGCATCTGCtactttacacatttactattattattagttaccaACTTCACTAGGTgtatgaaatacattttgtacataTTAATCCCCTATATCCCGCTACAAACATGATAATCTTATAGAACATGATCAGAATTACAtaataaagcaagaaaaaaacTACCTCAAATCTATTTAATGATTGGATTCCACAACTGataacaacacaacacatacatacaagacAATACAGCGTTTCGTGAAGGTGTAGCAAgtgaacacaattttaatttaagaaactTACTTTTGCGCTTCTGATTTGGCTGTGAGATTCGCTGAGAATGAATTggctgtgagaattttcattccaaaatggcagccgcgctactgaagcgccacctagtgacTGTTGCCAAAAACGAATCAGAGTTTCCTCTCTTgttcttctatactctttgcttGCACACAAACCCTGATGAAATATATTTGTGCACTTATATAAAGTCCGTACATACTTGCATTTATAATACAACATAATTGCAATAACATGTAGTAAACACTGCAGTAATGTTTGAAATGGAAaggaaaatattaaaataaataaagtaattaatatttaaaatgcattagatttaaatacactttttaaataataaacttttctaaaaagtaaagtaagttttctaaaagttgtttttgtgcGTTTCTGACAGCGGTTCCTGACTTGTGACGTAATGCGTAACATCCGCCTGTACGTCACAGTCACGTGgtaacatttgaaataaaacctCGAATCGCGCAGCCGTAGCAGACAACAACACTGCTGTAAGTATTTTATTCAAACtacgtttaaaaaataaatggtttATGCTTTTCGTTTAGGTCGTGTTTGTATAATGTATATACACTAATGTAATGTTTAAATACTTTATATATATGAGTACAGTGACTGTTACGTGCTTGTTTGCAAACTGACAGAACGTTAACGTTAGCTTATTTAGctcatgtttttatgtttaggttgttgttgttttttcttttaaagtgaaccgcatttctttattttaatcacAGGTTATATCGCGTAGGACTCATGGCATTAGggtttgaaaaagcaaaatgcGATTTACCacgcaacaacaacaacatgatGTTGCCTCAGAAGATGGACGATCTCGCGATATCACCTCACTGGAGGTAAGAAATCACCGATACTATTGACATTTAAAGTTGAAATGAtcaaaatgaaatataatatttaatttaacataaaaGTAACCTGTCTCCAACAGTACATTATCTAACATACGATTGTTTATCTGTCGCAAACACGGTGCTAAGTAAGATGCAACCCTGAATCAATAAAATCAAGTTAAAACTAGAAGAAATGACAAGAAGTTAACATGCATTAATAGtcatttaaatcatttttttcaccAATACTGGGTGTGTCAAAGGTGATATGAGAGAGCCAATGTATGTCCTATAGTGTTCCTATATCTCAATTGGTGGCCATTGTGTAATTATCAACGTCAATGTAATGGGTTCGATCCCCAGGAAACACATCTGCTAATAGAACATGTGTaaactgaatgcactgtaagtcactttgcataaaagcatctgcttaaTACATAAAGTAGTGTCCAAACGTCCAGAGACCACATAAGTGCTTACTTTAGGCTTATGCCAAATTAAATTTTTAACACAACAACTGGTGAACTCAATTTTTGTGATCTTGTGTTTTTCCAAAGCAACCCAGTAGAGAGTTTGGTGTCATCTCAGAGAAGTCAAGAGGAGCAGGCTGTGGCCCAACAGGACGCGAACGTTCAGATCATGTACTGCAAAGATCAGGTGTACCAGGGTGATAAAGAGTTTTCCATTGAAGAGCTCAGAGCCCAGCGTTACTACAAAGCTTTAAGTGGTATGTGAGAAAAGTTACAAATCTAGATTAGGATGACTCAAATAATTACTTCAATATTTGGGTGTGTCTACACTTAAAACCCTTCGTACACCTTTATGATGGCAGCCAGTTATGCCTGGGTCCACCTTCATtaaaaatctgataatttacccacatgtcatccaagatgttgatgtttttcagacgaaaagaaattaagttttttaaggaaaacatttcaggatttttctccatatactggactttagtggacctcaacagttttaATTCAACTTCGTAATACCGCAtaggcatacacaccaaacgcgagttcaacgatttgcgcaagtagattgcatacaaagttaatgcaaagacaTTCCTCGCATGGgtcgatgcgaatgacgcgatatgggcgctATTCGtttcaaacgcgtcttcgcccaagttgaaaatattcaactcgagcgaaaaattcgcatgacacgaagttaaatcccgcgattTATCTaaagcgagtaacgcgatgccccgcgtttggtgtgtacgtagcataaaccatcccaaccgaggcaaaagggtcttatctagttaAACGGTCTacattttttgccaaaaaataaaatagctGGACTCATACACGTTACAAGGCGTtattcagtccctccagaaaaacgcgattgtgcgatcgcgcgatatattgcataatcagccaaagtccgcatatgtatgcggggctgcattttcgccgcattaattacatatttccgcgcacaaaatctgcggggcttgcatgatttcataatccctgcattttcgtagcaaaaagtcacatatatattagcagaaagttgaaaaattttgcatttacttcccaaaagcgcagccgtgtcctctattgccatgggaacgttatgaagtgacgtgattatgtgacatgaacatcattgcagcttttgcaagttttcgCAAATTCCTGCAATTCCATCGCTTTTTTAAGAAAACCTGACGCAAAATTGAGGATTTTTGCCcccaacaatcacaaaaaaactggtTATTGTTTTTATCTATTACGTTTTGGATGTACATATCTATATCTTTTTAATTAAAGTGCGCAGTGAACTCCATTGCCATGAAACTCCTGCTCACACCATTCATTTCATATTTAGTCCTGGCTGTCCTAGCCTGCCAGTATGGTGGCATAAACCGAATAGGTCACATGACATTTGGACCTCTATTGCccttttaattgtttttatgaTCTTTTCTCTTACAGATAAAGCCATACACCTAAACAAATTAAAACAGGACCTAAAGTTTCAGATCGAGCAGAAACAGAGACTTCTACAGCAGAAAAACAGCGCTGCTACACAACAGGTCAGTATAGATATTGCTTTGGTTGCTAATGTttacatatattatatttaacatACATATTATTAATGTCAGGTCCTGTTTAACCATTTAATTGTTTTGTTAGATTGTTGGTGAAGATGCCGATTCATCCATCCAGACCTCTGAAGGTGAATGTCAGTCTGCGCCCACCGAGATGAGATCAGCGCCGTTCAAAATATACAGCGAGCAAGAATCAGACGTTAAGAGTAGAAGGTCAGACATCTGGTTAGACATCAGTCGTCGTTTTCTTTATAGACTGCATTGAAAGTTTTAATCTGATGGTTTTGTTGTTTCTTTGTTATTCAGCTCAGTGAGTTCAGACATGACTGAAGGTGGGTTACTGTTTTTCCTAGTGATGCTTTGGTTTAATTTGAATAGTTATAACTTATATTGGTTATTTATGCCCTTATGCCTGATTCATGAGTGTTTAGGCTTGTTTGAATTTATGTGGTGTCActtgcaagaaccgacaggcggatgacgtcaaagtacctcGAGAGTGATTTGAGAAATCATAGGGAGAAGCCTAATTTTGTAGTACTTCAATGTCATCtacctgtcggttcttgtggtgtcgcttgaagtcgaacacaccttttctgttcaaaagcatgatgtcatttcctgtgtgtgtgtcaggtgGAAGTGACCCCAAACGGCAGAAGATGACGACATCAAAACCATTCACCGTTTTTGATGAAAATCCTCAATCAAACAAGATGTAACAATCCTACCGTTCTTTATTCTCTCTTTATTTTAGTTTTCGATGTGTTCTTTCAGCTTATGTAATATTCCCAATCTTCTCATGTTCCTTTTTCCAGGTCTTTCTCCACAAACCGAACATCTTTAAAACTGCCCACATTGAGTTTGAAACCTCCAAAGGCAAAAGCAGAGCACTCCACGGACAGAGTAAGATCAGTGATTGACAGATTTCAATTTTGTTTTGTCAATTCGTAGCGGTTTGACTATGTCTGGTCTTTTTCAGAGAGGCGTCCATCTCACGATCTGAGGAGCCCATCATCAACGGCCACTGGAATAAAACCGTGTGCCGCAGTCCAAACGACACGTGTGAATTCGCTCGTGCGGCTCAACTCGCGTCAACGCCATTCGGAGGACCGGAGAGACAGAAACTGACAGAAGATCTGAGCACGACTGCATCTGAAGCTCCTCAGGCGTCGAACTCTGATGTCATCACAGAGACCAAAAAGCTCAGGTACTACACTACAATCAAATCTAATTAATATTAAGTTATGTTTTTGGgacatttttgtctttattaGATTGACAGTGTGataggagaggacaggaaagtataggGTGGAGAGAGGAGTACGTGATCATCAAAGTACCTTGACCCGGGATTCGAACTCCGGTCGCTGAAAGTGTGTCTGCAATATATGTCGGGgcactgcccactacaccatcagcTCTCACatgaatttatatttataagttgtgtcaataatattgattttgtttgtatatataatatatactttaatgtgtttttgttctAGCCCTATTCAGGAGATCAGTCATGACTGGGGATCCACTTCAATCGCCACCGTTATACAGGAGACCATTAAAGATAACGCTGAGATCAGTCCATGTGTGGAGATATCTGAGATGCCGCCTGCAGACGGTAAGAAATGAAGATCAGTGATTGGCTGTAAATCCATTTCAAAATGATGTTTGTAGTTCAATCAAAACCCTCATACTGATGTGGCacatttgtattatttattgtgAGAATGTTAATTTAGGAACCTATAGTAAAAAAAcaggtctcccagcctggttttagctggtgtagcaagctggtctatgTATTTTGGTCACTATAAGCACACACCAATTTTTACTCTCAGGAGAAAACCATCCAAAAGTTCATCTTGTCACAATCCATTGTCCATTAAACATATCCTTTTAGACTGTATTACATTTACCCCTGTGAGAAACCATTTTTACTCTGTTGATACTTTTGAAAAGGTTTTTAATCAAGTGAgcccaaacatggttttaaGATTTTTAGAGGAAAGAATACcttttaaacatcttttttaaTCTTCCTTTGATTTAATTATACTTtattctcgccatgaatatagccttagaAGCTGGTATGGcgttaaaaagaaagaaagtcacTATAAGCTAAACCACCAGCTTTTACCAGCTACCGCAACCTTAAGATAAGTAAAAACAGCAAACCATCTTAAACTggttttagcatttttttttcagtagggacAGTAAGGATGTTATTACTGTATGCTGGATTGACTTCTTGTGCGCTTTtgaccactagatgtcaccttgAGTTTATAGCTTTAAAATATGAAACGGAAAACTAAAAAATAACTTATCACTTTGTAAGACACGCTATGATGAAACTTAtaaaagaaagttttttttctgcactgttgtacttcattaactctttccacaccagagtttttttttaagttgccagccagcgccaccattttatgattttcaccaaagtttcaTGCATTCCTAAAAATgttcttttataaatatataattagggctgtcaaaagattaatcgtgattaatcacatacaaaataaaagtttgtgtttacatataTGTGTATgaactgtgtgtaattattttgtatatataaatacacacacatccatgtatgtatgtaatatttatgtattttttaagatttttaaatattttatattaaatataaaaatatatacataaataaaaatgtatacatgtatgtgtgtattgtatatttatatatacataataattacacacaacacGCACACAAATAGAttatacaaacacaaacttttattttgcatgcgattaattgcgattaatcttgtGACAGCCCTATACAATATATATCAATTGAAAAAACAGACcgtctgctttcaaacaaacaaacaaacaaaaaacagtttCATCCTATCCTCATTTGTTCactttttatcacctctaaTATAGGGGTGGCAGGGTTTCcagcagaaaatttgttagttaaaggaatagtctactcattttcaatattaaaatgttattaccttaactaagaattgttgatacatccctctatcatctgtgtgcgtgcacgtactgcgacgcttcgatagcatttagcttagccccattcattcaatggtaccatttagagataaagttagaagtgaccaaacacatcaacgtttttcctatttaagacgagtagttatacgagcaagtttggtggtacaaaattaaacatagtgcttttctaagcggatttaaaagaggaactatattttatggcgtaatagcacttttgggagtacttcgactcggcgcagtaacaccctccctcttccattatgagagtgagaaggggagcggacttttcaggcgagtccaagtactcccaaaagtgtcattacgccataaaatatagttcctctgttaaatccgcttagaaaagcgctacgttttattttgtaccaccaaacttgctcgtataactactcgtcttaaataggaaaaatttgtttggtcacttctaactttatctctaaatggtacaattgaatgaatggggctaagctaaatgctatcgaagcgtcgcagtggGCTCCGGCGCTTGCGGGCACGCACACGGATGATGGAGGGATGAATCAACGGTTCTTGGTtggggtaataacatattttggtattgaaaatgagtagactattcctttaaggtggTATGGTTTCCAGGGCGTGGTAATCAAAGGGGGCGGGGCTTATGCGTCatgataaaaatgaaaatattttcatttcaaacactcaaataaaaattaattttgaaaaaactatgacagaaaatgaacacaaactagattattaatgaattaaatgtttttaacagataccccTAACgaaaatagctgcgtgatgaagtgaaactaaagggttaataaacacaaactaaagcagatgttgtagaacgtcaggCGAGCAATGATAGATGGCGCAACAATGGTAAAAACttattatttcccactattaattacattcttaaaggagtgtaactactgtagcatgtaaataatgtacATAAATaatgtgagcaagagcgctcaacaattatatcgaatcaacaggcacatgaaaccctagctagcaggttgctcaaacaacaaaatcaccagctaactcattttaaatttgcaagaactatagacgaatacaataacaggcttaattAAACCCAAaaataagtccacttacagttctcacggacacgcgttttatcaactggctatcctccagacgtGACAGACCATGTCTTTATTTCATTTCGGTGGTGTGGCGCGCGTGCACGCTCATAGTATGAAGCGCTTccacgctattctccgagatgttttatcaactggctagttatcctccagacagtgacggtccgaccacgtctttctcatttcgtcCGCGCTATTTtacgagatgcacttgacgaccttttgtgcagcaattttttttggcaacctagttaaggcggtagggtttccaatcttaggcgggccgcccgaactgcaaaatGCTACGGGAAACCCCGGGtgggtttctttaaaaatacacaaattttaagcaaaaagctgaaataattgcatttttgtaaaggacttttgttagattcagagcgatgatcaaaacatacactaagtttttacagtttttttatcagtggatgcttcagtgttttataagttgggtaagagcaccacctagtggataatagtggaaatgtggattgccataaaaacttTGGAggaaagtgttttctcttaattgacaagataataGCAGAGAACGAGTTAACCAGTTTGGTTCAATACTATTCATATGACATATCATATATaaactgaagtcattttttggatTTTAAAACAAATAGCCTAGACTGTCCATCAGTAAGTCTACTGGTTAGAGAGTCGGGCTTGTATTGTGGTTAGAGTATCAAGGCTGGCAGGTTGCGTCTGAAGTGCCCTTGAGCAAAGCACCTGTCCCCCGTTGCCCCCATGGTCTGTAACATCTTGTGATCCATGACAATGCCAAATTATTAAACTAATTAAAGAATTTGACCAATGATTTGACACCAGATGTACCTTGAATTATATAATCACCCATGTGTTTATGCCCATTTCAGAAGTTAAAACAGAAGATATCTGCAGTTGGGATGTGAGAGCGAGGTTGCTTGACCAAGTGGACTTGGGGTCTTTTACTAATTTTCATCGTAAAACTGGACTTTTGCCTCCAGCCAGCGGCAATGATGACCTGCTTCTCGGTATCTTGAAATCTTATCTACTCTCACAATAATGTTTTCCCTATAGCGTTGAGGGTTTAATGGAGTTTTTGTACACTTTCAGATGGGGAAATGCTGTATTACCGCAGTGAGATGGGGAGACGGGAGGACTACACGCTGTATTCATCTATCACTGGCACTGTAGTTTTAAAGGTGAGATTTGCGGTCCATCAACACGTATAAAACACATATGCAGTCATCAGTAGTCTTTGTAAAGATATGCAAGATGATATGTACTGTTTTGTACAGGTGGACTCCTCTTCAGTGCCCTGGGATTTTTTCATCAGCTCAAAGATCAGAGCTTCATTGTCGAGCGATGAACAGGACGCTGATGTGCAGATCTCCTGTTATGTTTATGACAATGGATGCGTGACTCTCTGGAGGATTCCTCATGAATACACCATAGAGGTTCTGCTTTCTCACTGTCTTCTAAcaaactttttgtttttcaaagctcttattgtttttcattatttgctcCATATGTAGGATCTTGAAGATGAGTTTCTTGCGAAGAAGAATCTTCCTCATTGGGTCATTCGATTACTGGAGATGGTGAAGCGGATTCATAGCTGTCACATAGTTCATGCAGGTCTGAAGACAGAAACGCTGTACTTTTACCACAGGTACAGTAATACTGGGTTTtacccatagactgtaaaaaatatggacgtagtgtccttGATGTCACCTGTATGTTTGTGAAGAGCATGTTTCAATAGTTGGCAGAGCCTGCCATCACCATCATCGCAATGTCACTACAGATAACCGAAAATGGCCAAAGGGGTGGGACGTGGGTGGAGATGAGGTGCCTGGTTGTTGAAACCTCGCCCACCAAGCTCGACTGTAGTGACAGCAGTCTCAGTTTAcccatcactcaagtggccacaccctcaattatgcagaagtttaaggcttaatataatttaaatggatgagttacaaaaaaatcacccccctcacagttgtcatgaagggcaaaattagctatatagaccaaaaaacaCCAGGCTGTAAACAGTATTTTCTGCTGTTAAATTGGGCATTTTAAAGAGTACCTATTGTCCGATtgacgattttacatttcctttactgtgtaagtgtgtagtacagtggttttcaaactgggggcccccagttttatgacattttatgaaatacattaatttatcatgaagtttgtgtaattaaacctaaaaaaataaggctactaaccaaaagcactacttttttgtataatttaatgattttttttaattaaaatgttgagttttagaacctttttttttttgtcacaaattttctttggggggccgcgaaggaatgcaccgtacacaaggggggccgcacactgaaaaagtttgggaaccactgtattagtacatgttaatgatatgcaaaagatacaaaccctaaagtaaacgatgacacaagttattgtctccaacgtaaatctcttttttggactacaacaaacacacggattgaggcaacagtttacttcctgggtttggtgatgtagacaagatcgacattatcataattcctcccgcttcagacgcacagcctgtaagttaactcctgttagcattgcattgtgagcgaatctttcaaacatggtaaggagcgtcacatttcctgctgacgtcaggtattcaggccaatcacaacatacagattagctggccaatcaggcaCACAGAACTTTTCTAAtccgtgtgtttcaggaagacagggatATCTGGGTCTACAGAAATGTAGGTaccggtatgtggaaaataatgtgttttttgaactgTAAACCAAGCgaatacattgtattataccaaatacacaataacattgttttttagcaatgaaataggtgcactttaacatGGATATGACAAAATCTTTTATCATTATAGCGATATATATCACAATGTTTTATGCCATTACAATCTTTAATACCATTCATAATTTTTGTCACCAATGtcaatatcacaaaaaaacttaTGCAAGCCTAAAAAatagaagaaaaaaacaaacaaataaaaaacaaaactcaagctcacTGAAGATAAATGGCAATGAAATAAGGATAAGAAATGAATTACAAATAACAGGACAAATAACTACTAATGAGAAACGTAACATACAATGtgtaaatgtattatattgtaaaatatctttttaaaggtacaaaagtgatttagtcaagagcagtaaGCGATTTTCTCTTACTGCTGTTTAAATAACATGAATGACAGACAGTAAAATTAGGCAAAGTTCCCTTTACGACCAAAGTCCGATTCAACATGCTGTTACACATGCGTTTGCCTTTTCAGCTGTTTACTTTTTCAGTTGTTAACTttctcttaaaggaaaacaccaccctttttcaatattttactatgttcttacctcaacttacataaattaatacatgcctatcttttttcaattcaatttgtacagcgcgtcgtgaatgtgttagcatttagcctagccccatttattccttaggatccaaacagggatgagtTTAGAAgcaaccaaacacttccatgttttccctatttaaagactcttacatgaatagttacacaagtaagtatggtggcacaaaataaaacgtgacgATTTTTTTAAGTGGAAGAGTTGGAGGttctgcaaactaagtgctattccgccatacaatatagttctctttTATCTGCGCAAAAAAAtcaccacattttattttgtgccaccatacttactcgtgtaactactcatgtaacgtctttaaatagggaaaacatggaagtgtttggagGCTTCTTGGGTGGcgtgaattgagcattgccgcggcaaacgcgcaagttgaaaaattttaactttggcggaaaaacgcgccgcgttaaccaatcaggagcttgctttagtagtgacgtgattacagaaagcgagcggagtcgcagaagcccctcccatgatgcgaatttccacatgaatgtctcgatgactagaatttcatgtgcaaatgaagcgagtaaactcaaactgttcaagcggcaaacgcgtttttgacgcctcaaacgcagctggtgtgaaggAAAGAAtggtgctaggctaaatgctaacacattcacgacgcgctgtacaaagattaagtgcacgcattgaaaaggGACGGGTaagtattaattcatctaagttcaggtaagaacatagtaaaacattgaaaaacggtggtgttttcctttaagacctAAATGgccgtgttta
This window encodes:
- the bub1ba gene encoding mitotic checkpoint serine/threonine-protein kinase BUB1 beta isoform X2 is translated as MALGFEKAKCDLPRNNNNMMLPQKMDDLAISPHWSNPVESLVSSQRSQEEQAVAQQDANVQIMYCKDQVYQGDKEFSIEELRAQRYYKALSDKAIHLNKLKQDLKFQIEQKQRLLQQKNSAATQQIVGEDADSSIQTSEGECQSAPTEMRSAPFKIYSEQESDVKSRSSVSSDMTEGGSDPKRQKMTTSKPFTVFDENPQSNKMSFSTNRTSLKLPTLSLKPPKAKAEHSTDREASISRSEEPIINGHWNKTVCRSPNDTCEFARAAQLASTPFGGPERQKLTEDLSTTASEAPQASNSDVITETKKLSPIQEISHDWGSTSIATVIQETIKDNAEISPCVEISEMPPADEVKTEDICSWDVRARLLDQVDLGSFTNFHRKTGLLPPASGNDDLLLDGEMLYYRSEMGRREDYTLYSSITGTVVLKVDSSSVPWDFFISSKIRASLSSDEQDADVQISCYVYDNGCVTLWRIPHEYTIEDLEDEFLAKKNLPHWVIRLLEMVKRIHSCHIVHAGLKTETLYFYHSDIMALDFSSSVDLQLQTDVKTAEVLSSAQDYIKQGLLMKSASPYQVDLIGVAEVVHMLVLNRPLKVVHGDSGWSLDEDSDSHHSPVDAIWKNFFHIVLNPEEQSTEVILSRLISDLKNSY
- the bub1ba gene encoding mitotic checkpoint serine/threonine-protein kinase BUB1 beta isoform X1 — encoded protein: MALGFEKAKCDLPRNNNNMMLPQKMDDLAISPHWSNPVESLVSSQRSQEEQAVAQQDANVQIMYCKDQVYQGDKEFSIEELRAQRYYKALSDKAIHLNKLKQDLKFQIEQKQRLLQQKNSAATQQIVGEDADSSIQTSEGECQSAPTEMRSAPFKIYSEQESDVKSRSSVSSDMTEGGSDPKRQKMTTSKPFTVFDENPQSNKMSFSTNRTSLKLPTLSLKPPKAKAEHSTDREASISRSEEPIINGHWNKTVCRSPNDTCEFARAAQLASTPFGGPERQKLTEDLSTTASEAPQASNSDVITETKKLSPIQEISHDWGSTSIATVIQETIKDNAEISPCVEISEMPPADEVKTEDICSWDVRARLLDQVDLGSFTNFHRKTGLLPPASGNDDLLLDGEMLYYRSEMGRREDYTLYSSITGTVVLKVDSSSVPWDFFISSKIRASLSSDEQDADVQISCYVYDNGCVTLWRIPHEYTIEDLEDEFLAKKNLPHWVIRLLEMVKRIHSCHIVHAGLKTETLYFYHSDIMALDFSSSVDLQLQTDVKTAEVLSSAQDYIKQGLLMKSASPYQVDLIGVAEVVHMLVLNRPLKVVHGDSGWSLDEDSDSHHSSPVDAIWKNFFHIVLNPEEQSTEVILSRLISDLKNSY